TCGAAATCCGGCACGGTTTTAGAGCTTTACACCCTTTTGTGCGTGCTGTCAGCCAAATCCTTAAGCGGCTCTTCCTTAGTCGGCAGTGCGGTAAGCGGCGCGGTAATTGACTGGGAAAACCCGCCGGATGAGTTTGACGACGTGAAAAATGAAATTGACGTTTTGGCAACCACAGGCGCTATTCCCGTGTTTATTTCCTGCAAAAACGGCGGCGTCGATTCCGGTGAGCTGTATAAACTAAGCACCGTTGCAGAGCGTTTCGGCGGCAAATATGCAAAAAAGATTTTGGTGATGACATATTACAACGCCCGGGAATCCTTTATACAGCGCGCCCAGGCTATGAACATTAAACTCATTCGGAATGTGCATGAAATGAGCCGCGAAGAATTTATAAAACGGCTTAGCGATAATATAAAAAATTAAAAAGGAGAGATTTTAGGATGAATTATGAAAATTTATCTAACACTGCCACCCCCGGGGCGTTAAAAAAATGTCCGGGATGCGGAGCGGAATGTGATTCGAAACAAAACTATTGTACCGCATGCGGTACTAGCTTGAATGTAGACCATGAAAAATCGGATGCATTTCAAAATTGGGATCAAAATCAGCAATACACAACGCAAAATCCTAATGAGGCGCGGCTCGTTGTAAACGAGAATGATTTAGCTTATTTTATTTGTGATAACCAGGTATATTACAGAAACAAATTCCAAAAAATGAGGGTAACAAATTCTAAGATAAGCTGGAATTGGGCAGCTTTTTTGTTTGGAAACTGTTGGTTGGTTTATAGAAAAATGTATGGCATTTGTGCTATTGTTTATTCAACGAACTTTGTTTTTAGCCGTTTGTTGCCCTATCCAATTAACCTGGTTTTCTCTCTTGCATTATGGGTTTGTTATGGTCTATTTGGAAACTATGTCTACATGCGCCACGCGGAAAACGAAATTATCTATGGCAAAACCATGGATGATAATTCAAAAAAATATTATTACATAAAGAAAGGCGGAACCAGCGGCCGTTCTATCGCTGTTTATTTATTGCTTGAGTTTTTATTCGGATTTTTATTTGCGTTCATGAAAAACATGGTGAAAGCTTTAATATGAAAAAAGCGGAAACGTAAAGTTTTACGTTTCCGCTTTTTGATTGGATTTGAGAGTTCTTATCTTACGGCTGTTTGCCGATGTAAGCTAAAATTCCGCCGTCTACATAGAGAATGTGGCCGTTTACGAAGTTAGAAGCTTCCGACGCCAAAAATACTGCAGGGCCGGCCAAATCTTCCGGGTTGCCCCATCTTGCCGCAGGGGTTTTGGAGATGATGAACGAATCGAACGGGTGCTTCGAGCCGTCGGGCTGTTTTTCGCGCAGGGGCGCTGTCTGGGGAGTTGCAATATATCCGGGCCCAATGCCGTTACACTGAATATTATATTCGCCATATTCGCTGGCAATATTCTTGGTAAGCATTTTCAAGCCGCCCTTTGCCGCAGCATAAGCGGAAACCGTTTCACGGCCCAGTTCGCTCATCATGGAGCAAATGTTAATAATTTTGCCGCCGCCCTTTTTCATCATAGAAGGAATAACAGCTTTCGACACAATAAACGGCGCGTTTAGGTCAACGTCAATCACCTGTCTGAATTCGTCGGCCGACATGTCGCACATGGGAATTCGTTTGATAATGCCTGCGTTGTTCACCAAAATGTCAATCACGCCGACTTCTTTTTCTACGGCCTTCACAAATGCATTTACTGCTTTTTCATCTGTTACGTCGCACACATAGCCATGAGCCTCAATTCCCTCTTCTTTATAAGCGGCTAAGCCCTTGTCTACCAATTCCTGTTTAATATCGTTAAAAACAATGGTTGCTCCTGCGCCGGCCAAGCCTTTTGCAATTGCAAACCCAATTCCATATGACGCGCCGGTTACCAGCGCAACTTTTCCGTCTAAACGAAACATAAATTTGCCTCCTATCTTAAATCTTTTGTCTGAATATGGTCCATATCGTCAAATTCCTGATTTTCGCCGCACATTGCCCAAATAAAGGAATATGCCTTTGTGCCAACGCCGCTGTGGATTGACCAGCTGGGACTGATTACCGCTTCTTCGTTGTGCATTACAATGTGACGCGTCTCGCTGGGCTCGCCCATCATGTGGAACACGACGTTATCCTCATCCATATCGAGATAGAGATAAACTTCCATTCTTCTGTCGTGGGTATGGGAAGGCATGGTGTTCCAGTTCGACCCCGGCTCCAGTTGGGTAAGTCCCATAGAAAGCTGGCAGCTTTGCATTACCTCAGGATGAATATACTGGTTAATCACGCGCTTATTACAGTCTTCCACACTGCCGCAGGGCACCTTTTTCGCCTTGCTGATGTCAATTTTCACAATGGGATAAGACTTGTGCGCCGGGCAGGAGCTCATATAAAACTTTGCGGGCTCGTCGGGGTTTACGCTTTTAAAGGTAACCTCTTTGTTGCCCATGCCGATGTAAATACCGTCTCTGGGTTCCATTACATACTCCGTGCCGTCCACGGTGATAATGCCTTTTCCGCCGATGTTAATGCAGCCCATTTCACGACGCTGCAGGAAAAAGTCCGCCGCAAGCTCCTTGCCTGCTTCCAGCTTTAGCTCCTGTAACACCGGCATTAAGCCCGCTGTAATAATCCTGTCGATATGGCTGTATACCATGCGGATATTGTCCTTTGTGAACAGGTTTGTGATTAAAAATTCTTCTCTTAATCTGTCGGTTGTGTAAAATTTAACGTCTTTAGAATTCGATGCATTTCTAATTTCCAAAGTGTCCAACTCCTTTTTTATGTATTTTCCGTAAACCGCAACCTGCGTAAGCGCAGCCCACGAGAGCGGCTCGGATATTTGTTTAAAGTTTTTGAAACGAACAAAGGTTGTTTTCTTTTTGTCAAACGTCACGGTCTGTCCCTCAGCAGTTTTACAAAACTCCGCTTTTACAACGCTTCCATCTGAAAATGTAATGTCTGCCGACTTCCAATAGGTATCGTGGGGAAAGTCAGCCCTTAAAAAAAACACCAGCTTGTCTACCTCTGCCTCTGCGCCGAACCAAATGGTAAACTCTAAGTCTTCTCTGGCGCCGCCTGCCCAGGAATGGTAAGGATATGCTCCGTGGGACGTGTTTTCGCACACGCCGTCAATGGCGTTTCTGGCATAAAAGCACGAGTCTCCCCGGGTAACAAAATTTGCCTCCGCATGAGGAAACACACGAGCATTCTCCGGCCTGTCGCATGCGTTTAAGGCGATATTGCGGTATGCAAAGCTTTCCTCGTCATCCAATGCCCGCGCAAAAATTTTGTGCTCCGGACCACGGAACGCTTTTGGGTGATAACAAGTTTCGCTCTCTGAGGGAATCCGAAATTCAAAGCTGCCGTTTGCAAGATAAACCACGCTTTTTGCCAGCGTTTCGTCAAACTGCACCTCGGCAAAGCCCTTGTTTCCAATGTTAAGAATCAGTCTGTCCCCTTCTTGATACGAGTGTTTCAAAACCGTGTCAATCACATTGCCGCAAAATTCAGCCGCTACTTCGCCGCTTTTGTTTTCAACAGAAAGTTTTAAAATAACCACCAGCCTCCTCTCGTTTATTCTTATAATATCACACACTACATGCAATTTCTTTGCAATTATTGCATTTTTTATTGCAATTTCCACACAAACGTGATAAAATAGAAAAAGCATGACA
This region of Congzhengia minquanensis genomic DNA includes:
- the kduI gene encoding 5-dehydro-4-deoxy-D-glucuronate isomerase is translated as MEIRNASNSKDVKFYTTDRLREEFLITNLFTKDNIRMVYSHIDRIITAGLMPVLQELKLEAGKELAADFFLQRREMGCINIGGKGIITVDGTEYVMEPRDGIYIGMGNKEVTFKSVNPDEPAKFYMSSCPAHKSYPIVKIDISKAKKVPCGSVEDCNKRVINQYIHPEVMQSCQLSMGLTQLEPGSNWNTMPSHTHDRRMEVYLYLDMDEDNVVFHMMGEPSETRHIVMHNEEAVISPSWSIHSGVGTKAYSFIWAMCGENQEFDDMDHIQTKDLR
- a CDS encoding gluconate 5-dehydrogenase encodes the protein MFRLDGKVALVTGASYGIGFAIAKGLAGAGATIVFNDIKQELVDKGLAAYKEEGIEAHGYVCDVTDEKAVNAFVKAVEKEVGVIDILVNNAGIIKRIPMCDMSADEFRQVIDVDLNAPFIVSKAVIPSMMKKGGGKIINICSMMSELGRETVSAYAAAKGGLKMLTKNIASEYGEYNIQCNGIGPGYIATPQTAPLREKQPDGSKHPFDSFIISKTPAARWGNPEDLAGPAVFLASEASNFVNGHILYVDGGILAYIGKQP
- a CDS encoding DUF2628 domain-containing protein; protein product: MNYENLSNTATPGALKKCPGCGAECDSKQNYCTACGTSLNVDHEKSDAFQNWDQNQQYTTQNPNEARLVVNENDLAYFICDNQVYYRNKFQKMRVTNSKISWNWAAFLFGNCWLVYRKMYGICAIVYSTNFVFSRLLPYPINLVFSLALWVCYGLFGNYVYMRHAENEIIYGKTMDDNSKKYYYIKKGGTSGRSIAVYLLLEFLFGFLFAFMKNMVKALI